A stretch of the Poseidonibacter parvus genome encodes the following:
- a CDS encoding SO_0444 family Cu/Zn efflux transporter produces MELLSSFLDNFIILLNAMSIYIILGLFFAGILKQLIPDNFVSSHLGKDSTSAVVKATLFGIPLPVCSCSVIPLAQGLRKEGASKGAVQSFLISTPITGVDSILATYSLFGFVFTTFRIISSIIIAITVGLVQNFVQKDDNIKVEASESSCGCSSNCDTPSVKKKFLFKNVFKYGYGTLFNDMAKALLIGLILGSVFVTFTPKEYTEILFENQFLTYIVVMLFAMPLYTCATASLPIAAAFMLQGMSPGAVFIFLTAGPATSAVTMSVVYKMLGRTSLIIYLVVIAILAFFFGYLYDTFFKELSLLTITMDNDDVSIFNILSSVAMMLLIFYHLLKDRFNKKVNSYTNSSDSSIAPKNNTFSVNNSLSPNKLSNNINTTFKKPDNIEEKKFTTNLNKNIDLTSKPKFSNHIPQKNMFREKE; encoded by the coding sequence ATGGAACTATTATCAAGTTTTTTAGACAATTTTATAATTTTATTAAATGCAATGTCAATTTATATAATTTTAGGTTTATTTTTTGCAGGTATTTTAAAACAATTAATACCAGACAATTTTGTTTCATCACATTTAGGAAAAGATTCTACAAGTGCCGTTGTAAAAGCAACATTGTTTGGGATACCTTTACCTGTTTGTTCTTGTTCTGTTATCCCATTAGCACAAGGATTAAGGAAAGAAGGAGCAAGTAAGGGTGCTGTTCAAAGTTTTTTAATATCAACTCCAATTACTGGTGTTGATTCAATATTAGCTACATACTCATTATTTGGTTTTGTATTTACAACATTTAGAATTATATCTTCAATTATAATTGCAATTACAGTAGGACTTGTTCAAAACTTTGTTCAAAAAGATGACAATATAAAAGTAGAAGCTTCTGAATCTTCTTGTGGTTGTTCTTCAAATTGTGATACTCCAAGTGTAAAAAAGAAGTTTTTATTTAAAAATGTTTTTAAATATGGTTATGGTACATTATTTAATGATATGGCGAAAGCACTTCTAATTGGTTTAATTTTAGGTTCAGTATTTGTTACATTTACACCAAAAGAATATACAGAAATCCTATTTGAAAATCAATTCTTAACTTATATAGTAGTTATGTTATTTGCTATGCCTTTATATACTTGTGCAACTGCTTCACTTCCTATTGCTGCTGCATTTATGTTACAAGGTATGTCACCAGGTGCTGTATTTATATTCTTAACTGCTGGACCTGCTACAAGTGCAGTTACAATGAGTGTTGTTTATAAAATGTTGGGAAGAACATCTTTAATTATATACTTAGTGGTAATAGCTATATTGGCTTTCTTCTTTGGATATCTATATGATACATTTTTTAAAGAGCTTAGTCTATTAACAATTACTATGGATAATGATGATGTAAGTATTTTTAATATTTTATCTTCTGTTGCAATGATGTTATTAATATTCTATCACTTACTAAAAGATAGGTTCAATAAAAAAGTAAATAGTTATACTAATAGCAGTGATAGTTCTATTGCTCCTAAGAATAATACATTCTCAGTAAACAATAGTCTTTCTCCAAATAAATTAAGTAATAATATTAATACTACATTCAAGAAACCTGATAACATAGAAGAGAAGAAATTTACTACTAATTTAAATAAAAATATTGATTTGACATCAAAGCCTAAGTTTAGTAATCATATACCACAAAAGAATATGTTTAGAGAGAAGGAATAA
- a CDS encoding c-type cytochrome produces the protein MKFYIFSLFFVSSLFSMEEGPVLYNSCKFCHGINAEKTYVDLVPAIKDMDINTLNIKLKEYKKGTIDIYGYGPIMKQQMKNIPDDKISILVNYIKNL, from the coding sequence ATGAAGTTTTATATATTTTCTTTATTTTTTGTTTCATCTCTTTTTTCTATGGAAGAAGGGCCTGTATTATATAACTCATGTAAGTTTTGTCATGGAATCAATGCAGAAAAAACATATGTTGACCTTGTACCTGCAATAAAAGATATGGATATTAATACTTTAAACATTAAATTAAAAGAGTATAAAAAAGGAACTATTGATATTTATGGTTATGGTCCAATAATGAAACAACAAATGAAAAATATACCTGATGATAAAATATCTATTTTAGTAAATTATATTAAAAACTTATAA
- a CDS encoding DNA polymerase Y family protein codes for MNIHLDLDCYFVSAERTRYPFLKGKNVVVVKGSDNRIFSNIKKDGVMLGDTGAFNSVLEFKNKQHDNVLGAWKDEYIDEEGNIHGIVIAKSYEAKKYGIKTGTPLKEALYMCPNLLIIKSDHLFYQELSQKLKKYLEFKIPVLEQYSIDEFFGDLNGWIKDEDTQGFIEELRDDIMAKFDLPITIGASKSKWIAKLLTDEAKPYGALALRQDRVYEYTNNIDVNDFPGVGRAISKKLEIHRIKTLGELRVKPSLLYSYGKTGVQLYKRICGTDNERVIAYSDRRGIGISRNFKAIINRDELYRRVLILARYLSFTIAKLALNPTSYYFKIRYEYGTKNSQSISHNRLFNEKFLIDLSKDMIKKLDNHLTHKIHYIAISASNFSNAHNQKTFSLIDYEKDKKFKALNEKLLKIRDKYGVDIIRYGSELNINYQVS; via the coding sequence ATGAACATACATTTAGATTTAGATTGTTATTTTGTGAGTGCTGAAAGAACAAGATATCCTTTTTTAAAAGGTAAAAATGTTGTAGTAGTAAAAGGAAGTGACAATAGAATTTTTTCCAATATAAAAAAAGATGGTGTTATGCTTGGAGATACGGGAGCTTTTAATAGTGTCTTAGAGTTTAAGAATAAGCAGCATGATAATGTTCTTGGAGCTTGGAAGGATGAATATATTGACGAAGAAGGAAATATACATGGTATTGTTATTGCAAAATCTTATGAAGCTAAGAAATATGGAATAAAAACAGGAACACCTTTAAAAGAGGCTTTATATATGTGTCCTAATTTATTAATTATAAAAAGTGATCATCTATTTTATCAAGAGTTATCTCAAAAATTAAAAAAATACTTAGAGTTTAAAATACCAGTATTAGAACAATATTCAATAGATGAATTCTTTGGAGATTTAAATGGTTGGATTAAAGATGAAGATACACAAGGGTTTATTGAAGAGTTAAGAGATGATATTATGGCTAAGTTTGATTTACCTATTACAATTGGTGCAAGCAAAAGTAAATGGATAGCCAAACTATTAACAGATGAAGCAAAACCTTATGGTGCTTTAGCATTAAGACAAGACCGAGTATATGAATATACAAATAATATTGATGTAAATGACTTTCCAGGTGTTGGACGTGCAATATCAAAAAAACTTGAAATACATAGAATTAAAACATTAGGAGAGTTAAGAGTAAAACCTAGTTTATTATATTCATATGGTAAAACAGGAGTTCAATTATATAAAAGAATCTGTGGTACTGATAATGAAAGAGTAATTGCTTATAGTGATAGAAGAGGTATTGGAATAAGTAGAAACTTTAAAGCAATAATAAATAGAGATGAATTATATAGAAGAGTTTTAATACTTGCTAGATATTTAAGTTTTACTATTGCTAAACTAGCATTAAATCCTACTAGTTATTACTTTAAAATAAGATATGAATATGGAACAAAAAACTCTCAATCCATTAGTCATAATAGACTTTTTAATGAAAAGTTTTTAATAGATCTTTCAAAAGATATGATTAAAAAGTTAGATAATCATCTTACTCATAAAATACACTATATAGCAATTTCAGCTTCAAACTTTTCTAATGCACATAATCAAAAGACTTTTTCTTTAATAGATTATGAAAAAGACAAAAAATTTAAAGCTTTAAATGAAAAATTACTTAAAATCAGAGATAAATATGGTGTAGATATTATTAGGTATGGGAGTGAGCTTAATATTAATTATCAAGTTTCTTAA
- a CDS encoding heavy metal translocating P-type ATPase has protein sequence MSTEKINLNISGMTCVNCSNGIEKFLNKQKGIINTKVSFAAHEGLFEIDKQLYSKDKLIQNIEKLGYKVEEDIKHLEEQEKKTFAKIKKLFFISMTLAITIFIFAFSNLLDISIKTYAIFILASIVQFYCGARFYNLAFKAIINKNYDMNVLVALGTSAAYFYSSTVLFFPFLFPENLRFMYFDGAAVIITFMLLGRYLEENSKQKAGDFLKKLISLAPQNANLVKEDNSIEIIQANLLKIGNKVLVKTGEKIPADGVIIDGNADIDTSMITGESLPLFKKTNDEVLSGTLNTNGVITIKVLKESSDTTLSKIITLLKSAQSKQIPISRFADKIANIFVPTVIIISILTFLVWGIVIGDFQNAIIASISVLIISCPCALGLATPIAIVSSVSRGAKEGILIKNPEILEQIKDIKYAVFDKTGTLTKGNIKVTKTDIEKKYFKTIGYIENLSEHPISKAIVSFVENQKITCNEQIDKVEIIPGHGIKAIFEEQEFILGNKKLLEDNNITILAEHLDFYEKELEKSNGLILVSIGKKTIGSFSLEDEIKEDAKEVIENLKKMNITPILLTGDNKITASKVAQELNIEKVYAQVIPTEKYDVIKELQKESKVMFIGDGINDAPSIKQADIGITLNSGSDISKDAGDIVLINNELKSVIKSINLSVESMRIVKQNLFWAFAYNILGIPLAAGVLFPFFGVMLSPMYAGIAMSFSSVTVVLNSLRLKVKRL, from the coding sequence ATGTCAACTGAAAAAATAAACCTGAATATTTCAGGAATGACTTGTGTTAATTGTTCAAATGGAATTGAGAAGTTCTTAAATAAGCAAAAAGGTATTATTAATACAAAAGTTAGTTTTGCAGCCCATGAAGGTTTATTTGAAATTGATAAACAACTATACTCTAAAGACAAACTTATTCAAAACATTGAAAAACTAGGATATAAAGTAGAAGAAGATATAAAACATTTAGAAGAACAAGAGAAAAAAACTTTTGCTAAAATAAAAAAACTTTTTTTTATATCTATGACTCTTGCTATAACTATTTTTATTTTTGCTTTTTCTAATCTTTTGGATATCTCAATAAAAACTTATGCAATCTTTATCTTAGCTTCAATTGTTCAATTCTATTGTGGTGCTAGATTTTATAACTTAGCCTTTAAGGCTATTATAAATAAAAACTATGATATGAATGTTTTAGTAGCTTTAGGTACTAGTGCTGCATATTTTTACTCTAGTACAGTTCTATTTTTTCCATTTTTATTTCCTGAAAATTTAAGATTTATGTATTTTGACGGGGCAGCAGTTATTATTACTTTTATGCTTTTAGGAAGATATTTAGAAGAGAATTCAAAACAAAAAGCAGGTGATTTTTTAAAGAAACTAATATCTTTAGCTCCTCAAAATGCAAATCTAGTTAAAGAAGATAATTCAATTGAAATTATTCAAGCTAATTTATTAAAAATAGGAAATAAAGTTTTAGTAAAAACAGGAGAAAAGATACCCGCTGATGGAGTTATAATAGATGGAAATGCGGATATAGATACCTCAATGATTACAGGAGAATCTCTACCTCTATTTAAAAAAACTAATGATGAAGTTTTATCTGGAACTTTAAACACAAATGGAGTGATTACGATAAAGGTTTTAAAAGAGTCAAGTGACACCACTCTTTCTAAAATTATCACTCTTTTAAAATCTGCACAAAGTAAACAAATACCAATAAGTAGGTTTGCAGATAAAATAGCAAATATTTTTGTTCCAACTGTAATTATTATTTCTATACTTACTTTTTTAGTGTGGGGAATTGTTATTGGAGATTTTCAAAATGCAATTATTGCAAGTATTAGTGTTCTAATTATCTCTTGTCCTTGTGCTTTAGGTTTAGCTACTCCAATTGCAATAGTAAGTTCAGTAAGCCGTGGGGCAAAAGAGGGAATATTAATTAAAAACCCAGAAATTCTTGAGCAGATAAAAGATATCAAATACGCAGTATTTGATAAAACTGGAACTCTTACTAAAGGAAATATAAAAGTTACTAAAACTGATATAGAAAAGAAATATTTTAAAACTATAGGCTATATTGAAAACTTAAGTGAACATCCTATTTCAAAAGCGATTGTTTCATTCGTAGAAAATCAAAAAATTACTTGTAATGAACAAATAGATAAAGTAGAGATAATTCCAGGCCATGGAATAAAGGCTATATTTGAAGAACAAGAGTTTATACTAGGAAATAAAAAACTTTTAGAAGATAATAATATTACAATTTTAGCAGAACATTTAGATTTCTATGAAAAAGAGCTTGAAAAATCAAATGGGTTAATATTAGTATCCATTGGTAAAAAAACTATTGGTTCTTTTTCTTTAGAAGACGAGATAAAAGAAGATGCAAAAGAAGTTATTGAGAATCTAAAAAAGATGAATATTACACCTATTTTATTAACAGGTGATAATAAAATTACTGCCTCAAAAGTTGCTCAGGAATTAAATATTGAAAAAGTATATGCCCAAGTGATTCCAACTGAAAAATATGATGTTATAAAAGAATTACAAAAAGAATCAAAGGTAATGTTTATAGGGGATGGTATAAATGATGCACCTTCTATAAAGCAAGCAGATATAGGAATAACATTAAATTCAGGATCAGATATTAGTAAAGATGCAGGTGATATAGTACTTATAAATAATGAACTAAAATCTGTAATAAAAAGTATTAACTTATCAGTTGAGAGTATGAGAATAGTTAAACAAAATCTATTTTGGGCTTTTGCTTATAATATTCTAGGAATACCACTTGCAGCTGGAGTATTATTTCCTTTCTTTGGAGTAATGCTTAGTCCTATGTATGCAGGAATTGCAATGAGTTTTAGCTCTGTAACTGTTGTTTTAAATTCATTAAGACTTAAAGTTAAAAGATTATAA
- a CDS encoding multicopper oxidase family protein, with protein MKRRDFVKLGLITSWSTFLNADNTKQKISVFPSFSKPLAIPPILKPKLLKDGTKEYNLNVQEGIVEFLNGSKTKTYGVNIDFLGPTIRVNKNDTLKMNVKNSLKEETVIHWHGLKVPGKNDGGPNRSIHPNDTWTTQFQINQRSSMCWYHPHTHEKTGEQVFKGISGLFIIDDEDSLNLDIPKNYGIDDIPLVVQDRRFDTQGQFLYKQSMHDTMMGVTGNFSLINGIVDPYVKVSAKTIRFRILNGSNARIYRFMFNDKRAFYQIAGDSSFLPKPVKMTTLLLSPGERAEILVDLSDLAGKGILFGDELGGKPLLKIFVKDEKAQKYEIPKKLTTINEYKNIIEANVREFELNIRPGWLAINGKQMDMKRIDEIVPLGKTEIWRIKNPQRMPHPFHIHGCSFKIISRNGNKPYLNESGLKDTVLLLSNETVNIAVKFEYESTKKYPYMYHCHILEHEDAGMMGQFIVKK; from the coding sequence ATGAAAAGAAGAGACTTTGTAAAACTAGGACTAATTACTTCTTGGAGTACATTTTTAAACGCAGATAATACAAAACAAAAGATTTCGGTTTTTCCAAGTTTTTCAAAACCTCTTGCAATTCCACCAATCTTAAAACCTAAACTATTAAAAGATGGAACTAAAGAATATAATTTAAATGTACAAGAAGGAATAGTTGAGTTTCTAAATGGTTCAAAAACAAAAACCTATGGAGTAAATATAGATTTTTTAGGACCAACTATTAGAGTCAATAAAAATGACACTTTAAAAATGAATGTAAAAAACTCTTTAAAAGAAGAGACTGTTATTCATTGGCATGGACTAAAAGTTCCTGGGAAAAATGATGGAGGTCCAAATAGGTCAATTCATCCAAATGATACCTGGACTACTCAATTTCAAATAAATCAAAGATCATCAATGTGTTGGTACCATCCACATACTCATGAAAAAACAGGAGAACAAGTTTTCAAAGGAATATCAGGTCTGTTTATAATTGATGATGAAGATTCTTTAAATTTAGATATTCCAAAAAACTATGGTATTGATGATATTCCTTTAGTAGTTCAAGATAGACGTTTTGATACTCAAGGTCAATTTTTATATAAACAATCAATGCATGATACAATGATGGGAGTTACTGGAAATTTTTCACTTATTAATGGTATCGTTGACCCATATGTTAAAGTATCTGCAAAAACTATAAGATTTAGAATATTAAATGGTTCTAATGCAAGAATTTATAGATTTATGTTTAATGATAAAAGAGCATTTTATCAAATAGCTGGTGATTCAAGTTTTTTACCAAAACCAGTAAAAATGACAACTTTACTTTTAAGTCCAGGGGAGAGAGCAGAGATATTAGTTGATTTATCAGATCTTGCTGGAAAAGGGATACTATTTGGAGATGAGTTAGGAGGGAAACCTCTTCTTAAAATTTTTGTAAAAGATGAGAAAGCACAAAAATATGAAATTCCAAAAAAACTCACTACTATTAATGAATACAAAAATATAATAGAAGCAAATGTTAGAGAATTTGAATTAAATATAAGACCAGGATGGCTTGCAATAAATGGTAAACAAATGGATATGAAAAGAATCGATGAAATTGTACCACTTGGAAAGACTGAAATTTGGAGAATAAAAAACCCACAAAGAATGCCACATCCATTTCATATACACGGATGTAGTTTTAAAATCATATCAAGAAATGGGAATAAACCATACCTAAATGAGTCAGGACTTAAAGATACTGTATTATTACTTAGCAATGAAACTGTAAATATTGCGGTCAAGTTTGAATATGAATCAACAAAAAAATACCCATATATGTATCACTGTCATATATTAGAACATGAAGATGCAGGTATGATGGGACAATTTATAGTTAAAAAATAA
- a CDS encoding ArsR/SmtB family transcription factor: MENQTKLIRSCCEGVSFITDIKEALPNDDLLKNISNVTKAMSDPTRLKILYALMDYEICVGEMVNVLNLPQSHVSHQLKALRKYGIVDFNKEKKMSFYYIKDEYVREILTLLLKEKEV; this comes from the coding sequence ATGGAAAATCAAACAAAACTAATCCGTTCTTGTTGTGAAGGCGTAAGTTTTATTACTGATATAAAAGAAGCTTTGCCAAATGATGATTTACTTAAAAACATATCTAATGTAACAAAAGCAATGAGTGATCCAACAAGACTTAAAATTCTGTATGCTCTAATGGATTATGAAATTTGTGTCGGGGAGATGGTTAATGTTTTAAATCTACCTCAATCTCATGTTTCTCATCAACTTAAAGCTCTAAGAAAATATGGAATTGTAGATTTTAATAAAGAGAAAAAAATGTCATTTTATTATATAAAAGATGAGTATGTAAGGGAGATATTAACCCTATTATTAAAAGAGAAAGAAGTTTAA
- a CDS encoding heme-binding domain-containing protein yields MKTKLLLSTLLLSIFAISGFSHGTEKHDNNEKKVVQKKEPSVNDNSEKSLEIKKALKEKETVLQNKYKKINEEYLENIKPIFEAKCFNCHSSTTNYPFYYKIPGVKNMIDKDIKEAKKHIDFSKDFLFISHETPINDLKSLNKIGQKGGMPPLRYIVAHWDSKLSKKDKESMIEWTKNAIELLGEK; encoded by the coding sequence ATGAAAACAAAATTATTATTATCAACACTTCTTTTAAGTATATTTGCAATATCAGGATTTTCACATGGAACTGAAAAACATGATAATAATGAAAAAAAAGTAGTTCAAAAAAAAGAACCATCGGTAAATGATAATTCGGAAAAAAGTTTAGAAATAAAAAAAGCCTTAAAAGAAAAAGAGACAGTACTTCAAAATAAATATAAAAAGATAAATGAAGAGTATCTTGAAAATATAAAACCTATATTTGAAGCAAAATGTTTTAATTGTCATTCCAGTACTACAAACTATCCTTTCTACTATAAAATTCCAGGGGTAAAAAATATGATAGATAAAGATATAAAAGAGGCTAAAAAGCATATTGATTTTAGTAAAGACTTTCTTTTTATATCCCATGAAACACCAATAAATGATTTAAAAAGCTTAAATAAAATAGGACAAAAAGGTGGAATGCCTCCACTTAGATATATAGTAGCTCATTGGGATTCCAAACTATCTAAAAAAGATAAAGAATCTATGATTGAATGGACTAAAAATGCAATAGAACTATTAGGAGAGAAGTAA
- a CDS encoding ArsR/SmtB family transcription factor, which yields MKNDTTCLRITVDKDKIDYEKQQLILKQDMFSEKEKLFSLLGSEVRLKIVYLLLKYERLCVCDISDILCMKQSPVSQHLRKLKDAGILFSKREGLMINYYISSQYIKKLSSFLD from the coding sequence TTGAAAAATGATACTACTTGTCTAAGAATAACAGTTGATAAAGATAAAATTGATTATGAAAAACAACAATTAATTTTAAAACAGGATATGTTTTCAGAAAAAGAGAAACTCTTTTCATTGTTAGGAAGTGAAGTTAGATTAAAAATTGTCTATCTTCTCTTAAAATATGAAAGATTATGTGTTTGTGATATTAGTGATATATTATGTATGAAACAATCTCCTGTATCTCAACATTTAAGAAAGTTAAAAGATGCAGGGATACTTTTTTCTAAGAGAGAAGGACTTATGATTAATTATTATATTTCTTCACAATATATCAAAAAATTGTCATCATTTTTAGATTAA
- a CDS encoding MOSC domain-containing protein: MSGKIVNLLISQDTKSSMQKVNQIILEEGKGIYGDRYYNQEGTFSNKGKIEPDRDVTLIEIEKINEFNDKFNENITDEDLRRNIVVSNCDLNSLVDKEFQIGNVVLKGIRLCEPCKYLSEKLDNKQVLTKMIHKAGLRAQIIKGGSIDMTSQLEI, translated from the coding sequence ATGTCAGGTAAAATAGTAAATCTTCTTATATCCCAAGATACTAAAAGTTCTATGCAAAAAGTAAATCAAATAATTCTAGAAGAAGGAAAAGGTATTTATGGAGATAGATATTATAATCAAGAAGGAACATTTTCAAACAAAGGTAAAATTGAGCCTGACAGAGATGTAACTTTAATTGAGATAGAAAAGATAAATGAATTTAATGATAAGTTTAATGAAAATATAACAGATGAAGATCTTAGAAGAAATATTGTTGTATCAAATTGTGATTTAAATTCTTTAGTAGATAAAGAGTTTCAAATAGGAAATGTAGTTTTAAAAGGGATAAGACTATGTGAACCTTGTAAATATCTTTCAGAAAAACTAGACAATAAACAAGTATTAACTAAAATGATTCATAAAGCAGGATTAAGAGCTCAAATTATCAAAGGTGGAAGTATTGATATGACTTCACAACTAGAAATTTAG
- a CDS encoding DUF411 domain-containing protein, translated as MKKTLFLTLVAATLSYAQMAKEMTVYKTPYCGCCGEWVKAMKKEGFKINTIVKNDINDIKQQNGITAGTSSCHTALIDGYVIEGHVDYSAIKRLLTDKPKDVKGLTVPGMVVGSPGMEMGNKKDPYNILAIKKDGTTEIYEKH; from the coding sequence ATGAAGAAAACACTATTTTTAACACTTGTTGCGGCAACTTTAAGTTATGCTCAAATGGCAAAAGAGATGACTGTTTATAAAACACCTTATTGTGGTTGTTGTGGAGAGTGGGTTAAGGCTATGAAGAAAGAAGGCTTTAAAATAAATACTATTGTAAAAAATGATATTAATGATATCAAACAACAAAATGGAATTACAGCAGGGACTTCATCTTGTCATACAGCCTTAATTGATGGCTATGTTATTGAGGGGCATGTAGATTACTCTGCTATAAAAAGATTACTTACTGATAAACCAAAAGATGTAAAAGGACTCACAGTTCCTGGAATGGTAGTTGGAAGTCCAGGAATGGAAATGGGAAATAAAAAAGATCCTTATAATATTTTAGCTATTAAAAAAGATGGAACAACAGAAATTTATGAAAAACATTAA
- a CDS encoding heavy-metal-associated domain-containing protein, producing the protein MKKTFKAQNIACGSCANLIKVSLEESFGEIEVNLETSPKEVMVEITNEVQESEFKKEMEELGFNIIED; encoded by the coding sequence ATGAAAAAAACATTTAAAGCTCAAAATATAGCTTGTGGAAGCTGTGCAAACTTAATAAAAGTTTCACTTGAAGAGTCATTTGGAGAAATTGAAGTTAATTTAGAAACAAGTCCAAAAGAAGTTATGGTTGAAATAACAAATGAAGTTCAAGAATCTGAATTTAAAAAAGAGATGGAAGAGCTTGGATTTAACATTATAGAAGACTAA
- a CDS encoding ParA family protein, which produces MSIVVYSIKGGVGKTTLSVQISQMLDYTYVTNDSHSSAHNLMPEEKGFLVSSEEYEEIPFDDNIVYDFGGFKDPRINNIIKQSDKVIIPTLTSIVDVQATIATLKDVYEINKNVVIVINRTKNNNKAIELKEYLLEEINKSYKDIKATILFVRESSVLEDSLFDCEYIETKAGTNRFKRHIYRNAIEDMNQLEKALKD; this is translated from the coding sequence TTGTCAATCGTAGTTTATAGTATAAAAGGTGGTGTTGGAAAAACAACACTATCAGTTCAAATTTCACAAATGCTAGATTACACATATGTAACTAACGATTCTCACTCCTCTGCACACAATTTAATGCCTGAAGAAAAAGGCTTTTTAGTTTCTAGTGAAGAATATGAAGAAATACCATTTGATGATAATATTGTTTATGATTTTGGTGGATTTAAAGATCCTAGAATTAACAATATTATTAAGCAGTCTGATAAAGTTATAATTCCTACTTTGACATCTATTGTAGATGTGCAAGCAACAATTGCTACATTAAAAGATGTATATGAAATAAATAAAAATGTTGTTATTGTAATTAATAGAACAAAGAACAATAATAAAGCAATAGAATTAAAAGAGTATCTACTTGAAGAGATAAATAAATCATATAAAGACATAAAAGCAACAATTTTATTTGTAAGAGAATCTTCTGTTTTAGAAGATAGTTTATTTGACTGTGAGTATATTGAAACAAAAGCAGGTACAAATAGATTTAAAAGACATATCTATAGAAATGCTATTGAAGATATGAATCAACTTGAAAAAGCTTTGAAGGATTAA
- a CDS encoding response regulator transcription factor produces MKVLLLEDDELLNEIIEEYLISLNYSVVTIYDGQEALERIYEESFQLLLLDVNVPSLTGFDLLRTLKENKIDIPTIFITSLYTARDVEDGFNAGADDYIKKPFQLSELKVRLNNIKRLRNIDAAGIVKINENIEYNFDSKLITVDEKTYTLSKIESKVLEFFIKNKDKAISIEEISLNNWVYDEMPTATTIRTYIKNLRKMLGKDMIITIKGIGYKLNT; encoded by the coding sequence ATGAAAGTATTATTACTAGAAGATGATGAGTTACTAAATGAAATAATTGAAGAGTATTTAATATCATTAAACTATAGTGTTGTTACAATTTATGACGGACAAGAAGCTTTAGAACGTATCTATGAGGAGTCTTTTCAACTTCTTCTATTAGATGTAAATGTTCCATCATTGACTGGATTCGATTTATTAAGAACACTAAAAGAAAATAAGATAGATATCCCAACTATTTTTATTACATCTTTATATACAGCAAGAGATGTAGAAGATGGTTTTAATGCAGGGGCTGATGACTATATTAAAAAACCTTTTCAATTAAGTGAATTAAAAGTGAGACTAAATAATATCAAAAGATTAAGAAATATAGATGCAGCAGGAATAGTTAAAATAAATGAAAACATAGAATATAATTTTGATTCTAAATTAATAACTGTTGATGAAAAAACATATACTCTTTCAAAAATAGAATCAAAAGTTTTAGAATTTTTTATTAAAAATAAAGATAAAGCTATTTCAATAGAAGAGATATCTTTAAACAATTGGGTATATGATGAAATGCCAACTGCAACTACTATTAGAACATATATTAAAAATTTAAGAAAGATGTTAGGGAAAGATATGATTATTACAATAAAAGGTATTGGTTATAAACTAAACACCTAA